One segment of Anastrepha obliqua isolate idAnaObli1 chromosome 3, idAnaObli1_1.0, whole genome shotgun sequence DNA contains the following:
- the LOC129241502 gene encoding uncharacterized protein LOC129241502 isoform X3, which produces MSGQDAKNAKSIYDFTVKDTYGNDVSLEKYKGNVVLVVNIASKCGLTKNNYAKLTELLEKYESKGLRILNFPCNQFNSQMPEADGEAMVCHLRDAKANIGDVFQKVDVNGSGAAPLYQYLKHKQTGTLGSAIKWNFTKFLVDKDGIPVNRYAPTTDPIDISKDIEKLL; this is translated from the exons ATGTCAGGCCAGGACGCTAAAAACGCTAAGTCAATTTATGACTTTACTGTCAAGGACACATATGGTAACGACgtttctttggaaaaatataaggGAAATGTAGTGTTGGTCGTAAACATCGCTTCGAAATGTGGATTGACCAAGAATAACTATGCCAAATTGACCGAACTATTGGAGAAATACGAGTCGAAGGGTCTGCGCATTTTGAATTTCCCATGCAATCAGTTCAATTCACAAATGCCAGAAGCCGATGGTGAGGCAATGGTTTGCCACTTGCGTGATGCCAAGGCCAACATTGGTGATGTATTTCAGAAG gttGACGTAAACGGTTCTGGAGCCGCTCCACTCTACCAATACTTGAAGCACAAGCAAACCGGAACTTTGGGTAGTGCTATCAAAtggaatttcacaaaatttcttGTGGACAAAGATGGTATACCAGTAAACCGTTACGCTCCCACAACTGACCCAATAGATATTTCGAAAGATATTGAAAAGTTGCTCTAA
- the LOC129240238 gene encoding striatin-interacting protein 1 homolog: MMLSSINNSFEQDTHDVDGICDGPDLDFIYADIDTYQNEIAELYSYTEFNELQQNVKAFEDQMEMYDLPPNWQKQDTSSQRSIIMKLIDQLEVSNRAFRMQAARCILYLAQGCWAEVQSDEEQHNITRDNVIVLYELGVFSSFIDLLNMEIESACSPDIVAVKITNVTLVDSTDLRVILSVLYIITETIRDERDKESEDYKKIADAFIQEINSPLPDGELLAVKLLGMITRFCSGAAPHFPMKKVVLLLWKITLLGLGGMETLKNLKNDYRIKAGLDPVTEDTLEVTKNMRASSPPATATDILDNQNPKRNAFRRSLMKQRFLDEQEQMDMELTPGNESAPTGNNGGNGNQEEDISQFYRQFEDPSANTANPNNESSFSQPPPVLPVQATTRLPWTPKVRQKDIDQFLDISRNKFIGYSLIDDHESLAGLPQPIHEGVQTLRRHMYVSLADVQIKKEEDIARNPISTQEDEIPSNPAEVLYQAILPNLPQYMIALLKVLLAASPTSKSKTESINIMADVLPKKMPITDSQKLTVDMSRHKEIIVKAVSAIILLYLKHFKINHIYQFEFMSQHLVFANCIPLVLKFFNQTITEYVGMKNTIPLLDFPSCVIGEQPDLSGESFVYSGEVSDKPYYSWRNVFSCINLLRILNKLIKWKHSRVMMLVVFKSAPILKKTLKVRHAMMQLYVLKLLKMQTKYLGRQWRKSNMKTMSAIYAKVRHRLNDDWAFGNDLESRPWDFQAEECTLRACVDRFNLRRYPEATQKCGAGGNNGNSANSDNSSGNIGGGVGSGSNIGAGTDANGFGGGGTGGGGSGHAQLNDYGVEGGFPSDEILSHSDFAFFGHSGWWDRKVELTDYFKENYSIWLEEEVYNNQIDWDAL; this comes from the exons ATGATGTTGTCTTCAATAAATAATTCCTTCGAACAGGATACGCATGATGTCGATGGGATCTGCGATGGACCGGATTTGGACTTCATTTATGCTGATATAGATACGTATCAAAACGAAATAGCAGAACTATACAGTTATACGGAATTTAATGAACTCCAACAAAATGTGAAAGCCTTTGAAGATCAAATGGAAATGTATGATTTGCCACCAAATTGGCAGAAACAGGATACCTCATCTCAGCGCAGTATCATAATGAAATTAATCGATCAACTCGAAGTTTCGAATCGTGCATTTCGAATGCAGGCCGCGCGCTGCATTCTGTATTTGGCACAAGGATGTTGGGCAGAAGTTCAATCTGACGAAGAGCAACATAACATCACTCGGGACAATGTAATAGTGCTATATGAATTGGGCgtattttcttctttcatagATTTGCTTAATATGGAAATAGAGAGCGCTTGTTCTCCCGACATCGTAGCAGTTAAAATAACCAATGTAACTTTGGTAGACTCAACCGATTTGCGCGTAATTCTTTCGGTATTGTACATAATTACGGAAACAATTCGAGATGAAAGGGACAAAGAGAGTGaggattataaaaaaattgcagacgCTTTTATACAAGAAATAAATAGCCCTCTCCCTGATGGAGAATTGCTTGCTGTTAAACTTTTAGGAATGATAACACGTTTTTGTAGTGGTGCCGCACCTCACTTTCCCATGAAGAAAGTTGTTCTTCTATTATGGAAAATAACATTGCTAGGGCTAGGCGGTATGGAAAcactaaaaaatctaaaaaatgacTATCGCATCAAAGCTGGGCTTGATCCAGTTACTGAAGATACACTGGaagtaacaaaaaatatgcGTGCTAGCTCACCGCCAGCCACTGCTACTGATATATTGGATAATCAAAATCCAAAACGGAATGCATTTCG ACGTTCCTTGATGAAGCAACGTTTTCTAGATGAACAAGAGCAAATGGACATGGAGCTAACACCGGGTAATGAAAGTGCTCCTACAGGTAACAATGGTGGTAATGGTAACCAAGAGGAAGATATCTCTCAGTTTTATCGTCAATTTGAGGATCCTTCTGCAAACACAGCTAACCCTAATAATGAGTCAAGCTTCTCGCAACCACCACCTGTCCTACCTGTACAAGCTACAACTCGTTTGCCGTGGACTCCGAAAGTGCGTCAGAAGGACATTGACCAATTTCTAGATATATCGCGCAACAAATTTATCGGCTACTCATTGATCGATGATCACGAGAGTCTCGCTGGACTCCCACAACCTATACATGAGGGCGTCCAGACTTTACGCCGACACATGTACGTTAGTCTAGCCGAtgtccaaataaaaaaagaggagGATATTGCACGAAATCCAATCTCTACACAAGAAGACGAAATCCCTTCCAATCCCGCCGAAGTACTATATCAGGCCATTTTGCCAAATTTACCACAATACATGATAGCATTGCTGAAAGTTTTATTGGCAGCATCGCCCACGTCCAAATCGAAAACGGAAAGCATTAATATAATGGCTGATGTATTACCCAAGAAAATGCCAATAACAGATTCGCAAAAGCTCACAGTCGACATGAGTCGGCATAAGGAAATCATTGTTAAAGCGGTATCTGCAATTATATTGCTTTATTTGaagcatttcaaaattaatcacaTATATCAGTTCGAATTCATGTCGCAGCATCTGGTATTCGCCAACTGTATTCCGCTGGTGCTTAAGTTCTTCAATCAAACTATAACCGAATATGTGGGCATGAAAAACACCATACCGCTTTTGGATTTTCCTTCCTGTGTAATTGGGGAGCAGCCAGATCTTTCAGGTGAAAGTTTCGTTTATAGCGGTGAAGTCTCTGATAAGCCATACTATTCGTGGCGTAATGTCTTCTCCTGCATCAATCTTTTGCGTATACTTAATAAGTTAATAAAATGGAAGCACTCGCGAGTTATGATGTTAGTCGTTTTCAAGTCGGCGCCCATACTCAAAAAAACACTGAAAGTGCGTCATGCTATGATGCAGTTATATGTCTTGAAGCTACTTAAAATGCAGACAAAATATTTGGGACGTCAATGGCGTAAATCTAATATGAAGACAATGAGTGCCATTTATGCAAAAGTCCGTCATCGCCTTAACGATGACTGGGCGTTTGGAAACGACTTGGAATCGCGTCCATGGGATTTTCAGGCGGAAGAATGTACACTTCGTGCTTGCGTGGACCGTTTTAATTTGCGACGCTATCCAGAAGCTACACAAAAATGTGGCGCAGGTGGAAACAATGGAAATTCCGCTAACTCAGACAATTCATCTGGCAATATAGGAGGTGGTGTAGGGAGTGGCAGTAATATAGGGGCAGGTACTGATGCTAATGGTTTTGGCGGAGGCGGTACTGGTGGTGGAGGTAGTGGGCATGCTCAGTTAAATGATTATGGTGTTGAAGGGGGATTTCCAAGCGATGAAATCCTCTCGCACTCAGATTTTGCATTCTTTGGACACTCGGGTTGGTGGGATCGCAAAGTGGAATTGACCGACTATTTCAAAGAAAACTACTCGATATGGCTGGAGGAAGAAGTTTACAACAATCAAATTGACTGGGATGCGCTGTAG
- the LOC129240241 gene encoding uncharacterized protein LOC129240241 yields MASNSQVGKIVVVVALTLFIYYFFWVSILPFMLIDDGNLIHSLFPPLEYAFIFPAVFGVIFLGGTSVYTLYHLWAYIWERKTI; encoded by the exons ATGGCTTCGAATTCGCAGGTTGGAAAAATTGTGGTCGTCGTTGCACTCACATTATTTATCTACTATTTCTTTTGGGTGTCCATATTGCCGTTCATGCTGATTGATGATG GTAACTTAATACACTCGTTATTTCCACCACTTGAATATGCTTTCATATTCCCGGCAGTATTCGGCGTGATTTTTCTTGGTGGCACATCGGTCTATACATTATATCACCTTTGGGCATATATTTGGGAgcgaaaaactatttaa
- the LOC129240239 gene encoding nicotinamide riboside kinase 1 has protein sequence MPHWLVIGISGVTCGGKTTLAHRLRDYFQQLRGGPLWNSPYIMGDVQLISQDDYFLPVDDLRHKWNDKLNVINFELLSSLNMKQMLSDIKWAMKGRYLANDPMENIDFINEMSMSTNFEHYAQPVTQQFFHPNHYKLNQCSLMQHNLHPHQNGLQQHHHMHMQTNATVAHPSHIMRINSHLRDNKFNLLIIEGFTIFNEPKVLKMCNIKFHFHLPYEKCYERRQKRSYDPPDVTGYFEICVWPLYEKNFNEIRDKQDVTFLNGELSKERIFKFVLQKIANHFEERCDVACPPPQKLLGMPSCLTSGAMGIESCGDGNARLAVGITGNPTKSCPMEQ, from the coding sequence ATGCCGCATTGGCTGGTAATAGGTATTTCGGGTGTAACCTGTGGCGGCAAGACAACGCTGGCACACCGGCTACGCGACTACTTTCAACAGCTGCGCGGTGGACCACTTTGGAATTCACCCTACATAATGGGTGATGTACAGTTAATTTCGCAAGATGATTACTTCCTGCCAGTTGATGATTTACGCCACAAGTGGAATGATAAATTAAACGTCATCAATTTTGAATTACTAAGCTCGCTGAATATGAAGCAAATGCTCTCTGACATAAAATGGGCCATGAAGGGACGTTATTTGGCTAATGATCCAATGGAGAATATCGACTTTATTAACGAAATGTCCATGTCTACTAATTTTGAGCACTACGCTCAACCAGTTACACAACAATTTTTCCATCCAAATCACTATAAATTGAATCAATGCAGTTTAATGCAACACAACCTACATCCGCACCAGAATGGCCTGCAACAACATCACCATATGCATATGCAAACAAATGCAACTGTTGCACATCCTTCGCACATAATGCGCATCAATTCACATCTGCGAGACAACAAATTCAACTTGCTCATTATAGAAGGCTTCACCATCTTTAATGAGccgaaggtattgaagatgtgcaatataaaatttcattttcatttgccgTATGAAAAATGTTATGAACGACGCCAGAAACGCAGTTATGACCCACCGGATGTGActggatattttgaaatatgcgTATGGCCACTCTATGAGaaaaattttaacgaaatacGCGATAAACAAGATGTAACATTCCTAAATGGTGAATTGAGTAAAGAACGCATTTTTAAATTCGTGCTGCAAAAGATAGCTAACCACTTTGAGGAACGCTGCGATGTAGCCTGCCCGCCACCACAAAAGCTACTCGGTATGCCGAGTTGCTTGACAAGTGGTGCCATGGGCATTGAGAGTTGTGGTGATGGAAATGCACGCTTAGCGGTCGGCATTACAGGTAACCCGACGAAATCTTGTCCCATGGAACAATAG
- the LOC129241502 gene encoding uncharacterized protein LOC129241502 isoform X2 translates to MASLVHFFIGALVTALGTYYYYHHHVQVDSNNMSGQDAKNAKSIYDFTVKDTYGNDVSLEKYKGNVVLVVNIASKCGLTKNNYAKLTELLEKYESKGLRILNFPCNQFNSQMPEADGEAMVCHLRDAKANIGDVFQKVDVNGSGAAPLYQYLKHKQTGTLGSAIKWNFTKFLVDKDGIPVNRYAPTTDPIDISKDIEKLL, encoded by the exons ATGGCTAGTTTGGTGCATTTTTTTATCGGAGCACTTGTCACCGCACTCGGGACCTATTACTACTACCACCACCACgtacaa GTCGATAGCAACAACATGTCAGGCCAGGACGCTAAAAACGCTAAGTCAATTTATGACTTTACTGTCAAGGACACATATGGTAACGACgtttctttggaaaaatataaggGAAATGTAGTGTTGGTCGTAAACATCGCTTCGAAATGTGGATTGACCAAGAATAACTATGCCAAATTGACCGAACTATTGGAGAAATACGAGTCGAAGGGTCTGCGCATTTTGAATTTCCCATGCAATCAGTTCAATTCACAAATGCCAGAAGCCGATGGTGAGGCAATGGTTTGCCACTTGCGTGATGCCAAGGCCAACATTGGTGATGTATTTCAGAAG gttGACGTAAACGGTTCTGGAGCCGCTCCACTCTACCAATACTTGAAGCACAAGCAAACCGGAACTTTGGGTAGTGCTATCAAAtggaatttcacaaaatttcttGTGGACAAAGATGGTATACCAGTAAACCGTTACGCTCCCACAACTGACCCAATAGATATTTCGAAAGATATTGAAAAGTTGCTCTAA
- the LOC129241502 gene encoding uncharacterized protein LOC129241502 isoform X1 produces the protein MLYNNFQKLGKLTANGSVNSLKSLPYLRLQQQQRQAQRCYRQICLTQPPAAQLPSFNTCNLLSSKRLCVVLLPFSGASCAAASQLAPSSSTGGQGSQADDVDSNNMSGQDAKNAKSIYDFTVKDTYGNDVSLEKYKGNVVLVVNIASKCGLTKNNYAKLTELLEKYESKGLRILNFPCNQFNSQMPEADGEAMVCHLRDAKANIGDVFQKVDVNGSGAAPLYQYLKHKQTGTLGSAIKWNFTKFLVDKDGIPVNRYAPTTDPIDISKDIEKLL, from the exons ATGCTTTATAATAACTTCCAAAAACTTGGAAAATTAACCGCTAATGGCAGCGTCAATTCTCTCAAGTCGTTGCCGTACCTGAGACTTCAACAGCAACAGCGTCAAGCGCAACGTTGTTACAGACAGATTTGTTTAACCCAGCCACCAGCCGCTCAGCTACCATCATTCAACACATGCAATTTGCTAAGCAGTAAGCGACTGTGTGTAGTGTTGTTGCCGTTTTCTGGAGCTAGTTGCGCCGCTGCTTCGCAACTTGCACCGTCATCATCTACCGGCGGACAGGGTTCACAAGCCGACGAT GTCGATAGCAACAACATGTCAGGCCAGGACGCTAAAAACGCTAAGTCAATTTATGACTTTACTGTCAAGGACACATATGGTAACGACgtttctttggaaaaatataaggGAAATGTAGTGTTGGTCGTAAACATCGCTTCGAAATGTGGATTGACCAAGAATAACTATGCCAAATTGACCGAACTATTGGAGAAATACGAGTCGAAGGGTCTGCGCATTTTGAATTTCCCATGCAATCAGTTCAATTCACAAATGCCAGAAGCCGATGGTGAGGCAATGGTTTGCCACTTGCGTGATGCCAAGGCCAACATTGGTGATGTATTTCAGAAG gttGACGTAAACGGTTCTGGAGCCGCTCCACTCTACCAATACTTGAAGCACAAGCAAACCGGAACTTTGGGTAGTGCTATCAAAtggaatttcacaaaatttcttGTGGACAAAGATGGTATACCAGTAAACCGTTACGCTCCCACAACTGACCCAATAGATATTTCGAAAGATATTGAAAAGTTGCTCTAA